One genomic region from Actinomycetota bacterium encodes:
- a CDS encoding bifunctional adenosylcobinamide kinase/adenosylcobinamide-phosphate guanylyltransferase, giving the protein MIALVLGGARSGKSAVAEAMCDRYPRVTYVATASVGDDADLAARVAAHRDRRPAHWVTVEVGGGDLAGALQALVATEAVLVDSLTTWLAAAPGFEIDADRLCAALAGRPGPTVVVSDEVGLGVHPSSEAGRVFRDRLGELNRQVAAVADDVLLVVAGRVLPLARP; this is encoded by the coding sequence ATGATCGCCCTGGTGCTCGGAGGGGCCCGTTCCGGCAAGTCGGCGGTGGCCGAAGCGATGTGCGACCGCTACCCGCGGGTCACCTACGTCGCTACCGCCTCGGTGGGGGACGACGCCGACCTGGCTGCCCGGGTGGCCGCCCACCGGGACCGGCGGCCCGCCCACTGGGTGACGGTCGAGGTCGGCGGCGGCGACCTGGCCGGGGCCCTTCAGGCCCTGGTGGCCACCGAGGCCGTGCTCGTCGACTCGCTGACCACCTGGCTGGCGGCCGCCCCCGGCTTCGAGATCGACGCCGACCGGCTGTGCGCCGCCCTGGCCGGTCGACCCGGTCCCACGGTCGTGGTGTCCGACGAGGTCGGCCTCGGGGTCCACCCGTCGTCGGAGGCCGGGCGGGTGTTCCGCGACCGGCTCGGCGAGCTCAACCGCCAGGTGGCGGCCGTGGCCGACGACGTCCTGCTGGTGGTGGCCGGGCGCGTGCTGCCCCTGGCCCGGCCCTGA
- a CDS encoding FKBP-type peptidyl-prolyl cis-trans isomerase, producing MPSDKRARQKSYRQAKLAAEAAARRRRQRRRQLTFLGIVAATIAVTVLIVSLTGDDEGQDVASGGTTTTAAGASAAGKPCVPLADPLPPGAPEVPVIVGPPPAQLVIDDLREGDGAVIESSNTLTVNYIGVSCSTGRIFDSSYARGQAATFPLSGVIPGWQIGLPGMKVGGQRLLGIPSDLAYGPAGSPPNIAPDEALWFVVDVVSAT from the coding sequence TTGCCTTCCGACAAGCGTGCCCGCCAGAAGTCCTACCGCCAGGCCAAGCTGGCCGCCGAGGCCGCCGCCCGCCGCCGCCGCCAGCGGCGCCGCCAGCTCACGTTCCTGGGCATCGTGGCCGCCACCATCGCGGTCACGGTACTGATCGTCTCGCTCACGGGCGACGACGAGGGCCAGGACGTGGCCAGCGGCGGCACGACGACGACCGCGGCCGGGGCCTCGGCCGCCGGCAAGCCCTGCGTGCCGCTGGCCGACCCCTTGCCCCCGGGTGCCCCGGAGGTGCCGGTCATCGTCGGTCCGCCGCCCGCCCAACTCGTGATCGACGACCTGCGCGAGGGCGACGGCGCCGTGATCGAGTCGTCCAACACGCTCACGGTCAACTACATCGGGGTGTCGTGCTCGACCGGGCGCATCTTCGACTCGTCCTACGCCCGGGGCCAGGCGGCCACCTTCCCCCTCAGCGGGGTCATCCCCGGCTGGCAGATAGGCCTCCCGGGCATGAAGGTGGGCGGCCAGCGCCTGCTGGGCATCCCCTCCGACCTGGCCTACGGGCCCGCCGGGTCGCCCCCCAACATCGCGCCCGACGAAGCCCTGTGGTTCGTCGTGGACGTGGTGTCGGCCACCTAG
- a CDS encoding adenosylcobinamide-GDP ribazoletransferase, producing MRRALAFLTFAGGPAAPTPGAVVGALVGGAVGCVWWGADHLWAPALAAALTVVADLVLTGGLHADGVADSADGLLAPMERQRRLEVMADPRTGAFGALALAATLLVRWAAFASIEPSVWLVAGLWCLSRTVMAVALRALPYARAGGLAEPFRAQGRGPVVVGATGAVLTAVLLAAAGPALGAAALAAALVALAAGTAVLWLAHRRLGGYTGDVLGAAGVMAETAGLVAAAARW from the coding sequence GTGCGCCGGGCGCTGGCCTTCCTGACGTTCGCGGGCGGGCCGGCCGCGCCCACCCCCGGGGCGGTGGTGGGGGCGCTGGTGGGCGGGGCCGTGGGCTGTGTGTGGTGGGGGGCCGACCACTTGTGGGCCCCGGCCCTGGCCGCCGCCCTGACGGTGGTGGCCGACCTGGTCCTGACCGGGGGCCTGCACGCCGACGGGGTGGCCGACAGTGCCGACGGCCTGCTTGCCCCCATGGAACGCCAACGGCGCCTGGAGGTCATGGCCGACCCCCGCACGGGTGCCTTCGGGGCGTTGGCCCTGGCTGCCACCTTGCTCGTGCGGTGGGCCGCCTTCGCCTCTATCGAACCGTCGGTGTGGCTGGTAGCCGGCCTGTGGTGCCTGTCGCGAACGGTGATGGCCGTGGCCCTGCGGGCCCTGCCCTACGCCCGGGCCGGCGGGCTGGCCGAGCCCTTCCGGGCACAGGGCCGGGGCCCGGTGGTGGTGGGAGCCACCGGCGCCGTGCTGACGGCGGTCTTGCTGGCGGCCGCCGGCCCGGCCCTGGGCGCAGCCGCGCTGGCGGCCGCCCTGGTCGCCCTCGCGGCCGGGACCGCCGTCCTCTGGCTGGCCCACCGGCGCCTCGGCGGCTACACGGGCGACGTGCTGGGGGCCGCTGGGGTCATGGCCGAGACGGCCGGCCTGGTGGCCGCGGCCGCTCGCTGGTGA
- the npdG gene encoding NADPH-dependent F420 reductase produces MDVGILGGTGPAGQAMAARMASVGLSVVIGSRSAERATVAGEEVRKRWPDLDLDLTGGTNPEAAAATLVVVATPWDAAAATAASVAEALAGKVVVSMANGLVPEGRELRPVVPPEGSVAQAVQRAVPEALVTAAFHHLPAKAVADLSRPVQGDVVICGASDEAVAATADLVERLPDLRAVHAGSLALAGAVEEFTAVLLAVNRRHKARSTVRFVGIGD; encoded by the coding sequence ATGGACGTCGGCATCCTCGGGGGCACCGGCCCGGCAGGGCAGGCGATGGCGGCCCGCATGGCGTCGGTCGGGCTGTCGGTCGTCATCGGCTCACGCTCGGCCGAACGCGCGACGGTGGCCGGCGAGGAGGTCCGCAAGCGCTGGCCCGACCTCGACCTCGACCTCACGGGGGGGACCAACCCCGAGGCAGCCGCCGCCACCTTGGTCGTGGTGGCCACCCCATGGGACGCAGCCGCGGCCACGGCCGCCTCGGTGGCCGAGGCCCTGGCCGGCAAGGTCGTCGTCTCCATGGCCAATGGCCTGGTGCCCGAGGGCCGGGAGCTACGGCCTGTCGTGCCCCCCGAGGGATCGGTAGCCCAGGCCGTCCAGCGGGCCGTGCCCGAGGCGCTGGTCACCGCCGCCTTCCACCACCTCCCGGCCAAGGCGGTGGCCGACCTGTCCCGCCCTGTCCAGGGCGACGTGGTGATCTGCGGAGCATCCGACGAGGCCGTGGCCGCCACCGCCGACCTGGTCGAGCGCCTTCCCGACCTGCGGGCCGTGCACGCCGGCAGCCTGGCCCTGGCCGGCGCCGTGGAGGAGTTCACCGCCGTGCTGCTGGCCGTCAACCGCCGGCACAAGGCCCGCTCGACGGTGCGGTTCGTCGGCATCGGCGACTGA
- a CDS encoding sialidase family protein yields MWRWLRIGLGAAAVLLLLAAVWAPTSTRGPATVSRAVIVNEGGDQPLVRSLEAPDLVVDRRNPDLAWLSAVELTSGQCRLYVSIDGGRSWRPENAPQFDPFSENCAMGSVLPQGVRTDIAQGADGTLYYAFGGNDPDAGGSRSVLLGRSHDSGRTWDAVTVDIGPAAATIEDVRLNFQAHVAVDPDDPRTVWVMWRRASPAVEPGARPEPSRPWFAVSTNGGATFSRPAMLVDADLGTDGPRPIVVGGTVYAFYRQAAPPLGQGSSAPSPTPPLARLYVAASTDGGRTWARSEIAAARDASDPVPAYDHRRKRFYVVWHDNRKEELDVWFSSSPDGVTWSQPHQLNDDPPGTRVGQHYPQISLSPGGRVDVAWYDWRDDPFPAPSVGPGNVLGLFSNRGKVASVYLTSSRDGGRTWSPNVRVNDELIDRTIGTWANNYDVLAPPAIVSTPSAALVAWSDTRHGTTLSHSQDMATARVTFETVDAPRVTGLQAGLVGGLVGAGLAMWAALFVVRRPPAGPGPARRRAGASQPAQVG; encoded by the coding sequence GTGTGGAGGTGGTTGCGCATCGGGCTGGGGGCAGCCGCCGTGCTCCTGCTGCTGGCCGCGGTGTGGGCCCCGACCTCGACCCGGGGCCCGGCCACGGTGAGCCGGGCCGTGATCGTCAACGAAGGAGGCGACCAGCCGTTGGTCCGCAGCCTGGAAGCCCCCGACCTGGTGGTCGACAGGCGCAACCCCGACCTGGCCTGGCTGTCGGCCGTCGAGCTCACTTCGGGCCAGTGCCGCCTCTACGTGTCGATCGACGGCGGTCGCTCCTGGCGGCCCGAGAACGCTCCCCAGTTCGACCCGTTCAGCGAGAACTGCGCCATGGGGTCGGTACTGCCCCAGGGCGTGCGCACCGACATTGCCCAGGGGGCCGACGGCACCTTGTACTACGCCTTCGGGGGCAACGACCCCGACGCCGGGGGGTCGCGCAGCGTCCTGCTCGGCCGGTCCCACGACAGCGGGCGCACGTGGGACGCGGTGACTGTCGACATCGGCCCGGCGGCCGCCACCATCGAGGACGTCCGGCTCAACTTCCAGGCCCACGTGGCCGTCGACCCCGACGACCCGCGCACCGTATGGGTCATGTGGCGGCGGGCCTCCCCCGCCGTCGAGCCCGGTGCCCGCCCCGAGCCCAGCCGGCCCTGGTTCGCGGTGTCCACCAACGGGGGGGCCACGTTCAGCCGCCCGGCCATGCTGGTGGACGCCGACCTCGGGACCGACGGGCCCCGGCCGATCGTGGTCGGGGGGACGGTCTACGCCTTCTACCGCCAGGCCGCTCCTCCGCTAGGGCAGGGTTCGTCCGCCCCCTCCCCCACTCCCCCCCTGGCCCGCCTCTACGTGGCCGCGTCGACCGACGGCGGCCGCACCTGGGCCCGCTCGGAGATCGCGGCCGCCCGCGACGCCAGCGACCCCGTGCCCGCCTACGACCACCGGCGCAAGCGCTTCTACGTGGTGTGGCACGACAACCGCAAAGAGGAGCTCGACGTGTGGTTCTCCAGCTCCCCCGACGGGGTCACGTGGAGCCAGCCCCACCAGCTCAACGACGACCCGCCCGGCACCCGGGTGGGCCAGCACTACCCCCAGATCTCGCTGAGCCCGGGTGGCCGCGTCGACGTGGCCTGGTACGACTGGCGCGACGACCCCTTCCCGGCGCCGTCGGTCGGGCCGGGCAACGTGCTGGGGCTGTTCAGCAACCGGGGCAAGGTGGCCAGCGTCTATCTGACCAGCTCGCGCGACGGGGGCCGCACCTGGTCGCCCAACGTGCGGGTCAACGACGAGCTCATCGACCGGACCATCGGTACGTGGGCCAACAACTACGACGTGCTCGCCCCGCCGGCCATCGTGTCCACGCCCTCGGCCGCCCTGGTGGCCTGGTCGGACACCCGCCACGGCACCACCCTCAGCCACAGCCAGGACATGGCCACCGCCCGGGTCACGTTCGAGACGGTCGACGCCCCCCGGGTCACGGGCCTGCAGGCCGGTCTGGTGGGCGGCCTGGTCGGTGCCGGCCTGGCCATGTGGGCCGCCCTGTTCGTCGTCCGCCGCCCCCCGGCCGGCCCCGGGCCAGCCCGCCGGCGGGCCGGCGCCAGCCAACCCGCCCAGGTCGGCTGA
- a CDS encoding GGDEF domain-containing protein codes for MGIASPRWDGGPGSGELPPDRLFRGYDSRSADWGLMLGSLMAIWGLSATVFLAALLFGNPPARAHHVLVGVDVIAFTVLGMLFVGRRRLPRWAPDLCAYAMYVIVGGVIFNLRDPETPIAFFYLWLSVHSFYFLPWRRAAPQVVFIAANYAFSLLAIRGAAFPHVRWGVTVLTVAVICTFVALLRARVDALVTRLSGAARTDALTGLRNRRAYEEQFALEIERSDRSGRPLALLVADIDHFKRINDRYGHPTGDAVLRKVADQLARAERRVDVVARIGGEEFAILLPDTDLDGAHLVAERARHAVRHAFPREGMRVTISVGVATYPDNADDPDSLFQAADEALLAAKAAGRDTVVVSTRRASGTGQDRSAALRRRRPAEEGSSAG; via the coding sequence ATGGGCATAGCCTCACCCCGGTGGGACGGCGGTCCCGGTTCAGGGGAACTCCCTCCTGACCGTCTGTTCCGCGGCTACGACAGCCGGAGCGCCGACTGGGGCCTCATGCTGGGCTCGCTCATGGCCATCTGGGGCCTGAGCGCCACCGTGTTCCTGGCCGCCCTGCTGTTCGGCAACCCGCCGGCGCGCGCCCACCACGTGCTCGTGGGCGTCGACGTGATCGCCTTCACGGTGCTCGGCATGCTGTTCGTGGGCCGGCGGCGGCTGCCCCGCTGGGCCCCCGACCTGTGCGCCTACGCCATGTACGTGATCGTCGGCGGCGTCATATTCAACCTGCGCGACCCCGAGACGCCCATCGCCTTCTTCTACCTCTGGCTGTCGGTGCACTCGTTCTACTTCCTGCCCTGGCGCCGGGCCGCGCCCCAAGTCGTGTTCATCGCCGCCAACTACGCGTTCTCCCTCCTGGCCATCCGGGGGGCGGCCTTCCCACACGTCCGCTGGGGCGTGACCGTCCTCACGGTGGCCGTGATCTGCACTTTCGTCGCCCTGCTGCGGGCCCGGGTGGACGCCCTGGTGACCCGCCTGTCGGGCGCGGCCCGCACCGATGCCCTCACCGGCCTGCGCAACCGGCGGGCCTACGAGGAGCAGTTCGCCCTCGAGATCGAGCGGTCCGACCGGTCGGGGCGCCCCCTGGCCCTGCTCGTGGCCGACATCGACCACTTCAAGCGCATCAACGACCGCTACGGCCACCCCACCGGTGACGCCGTGCTGCGCAAGGTGGCCGACCAGCTGGCCCGGGCCGAGCGTCGAGTCGACGTCGTGGCCCGCATCGGGGGCGAGGAGTTCGCCATCCTGCTGCCCGACACCGACCTCGACGGTGCCCACCTGGTGGCCGAACGGGCCCGCCACGCCGTGCGCCACGCCTTTCCCCGGGAGGGCATGCGGGTCACGATCAGCGTGGGGGTGGCGACCTACCCCGACAACGCCGACGACCCTGACTCGCTGTTCCAGGCGGCCGACGAGGCCCTGCTGGCAGCCAAGGCGGCCGGTCGGGACACGGTCGTCGTCTCCACCCGGCGAGCTTCCGGGACCGGCCAGGACCGGTCGGCGGCCCTGCGCCGCCGCCGCCCGGCCGAGGAAGGTTCGTCGGCCGGCTGA
- the cobO gene encoding cob(I)yrinic acid a,c-diamide adenosyltransferase, with amino-acid sequence MAPAGDEAAAAETGRESTAETGGGPGRRRAPSVILVNTGHGKGKSSAAFGVMGRGWARGWRVGVVQFVKGGKWKTGERKLADHLGIEWHTLGDGFTWESTDLDETAAKGRHAWDVARQKLASGDYDLLILDELTYAVKYGWVPAAEVAAALAGRAPHTNVVVTGRDAPAEVVEVADTVTEMRKVKHAFDQGIGAKKGIEY; translated from the coding sequence ATGGCCCCAGCCGGCGACGAGGCGGCAGCCGCCGAGACGGGCCGGGAGAGCACCGCCGAGACGGGTGGCGGCCCCGGGCGGCGCCGGGCGCCTTCGGTCATCCTGGTCAACACCGGCCACGGCAAGGGCAAGTCGTCGGCCGCCTTCGGGGTGATGGGCCGGGGCTGGGCCCGGGGGTGGAGGGTCGGGGTCGTGCAGTTCGTCAAGGGCGGCAAGTGGAAGACGGGCGAGCGCAAGCTGGCCGACCACCTCGGCATCGAGTGGCACACCCTGGGCGACGGGTTCACCTGGGAGTCGACCGACCTGGACGAGACGGCCGCCAAGGGCCGCCACGCCTGGGACGTGGCCCGCCAGAAGCTGGCGTCGGGCGACTACGACCTGCTGATCCTCGACGAGCTCACCTACGCGGTGAAGTACGGCTGGGTCCCCGCCGCCGAGGTGGCCGCCGCTCTGGCGGGGCGGGCCCCTCACACCAACGTGGTGGTCACCGGCCGCGACGCCCCGGCCGAGGTCGTCGAGGTGGCCGACACCGTGACCGAGATGCGCAAGGTCAAGCACGCCTTCGACCAGGGGATCGGCGCCAAGAAGGGCATCGAGTACTGA
- a CDS encoding AAA family ATPase, with protein sequence MDDAERDARRVRREAWAADNLGRQTAVMDDLVGRADDTLGWLAVERQAGSLLRHLATWQRSRGFTGINDMLEAHETRLRDHAEEARARLQGVEADELADARSRLGLRIAIIGKGGSGKTVISSTMARLLARQGRRVLAADMDVNPGLAYSIGLNGQDVALPDEVLERNPGAAYGWQLRSGLLPREVVEKYTVAGPDGVAVTGLGKIGETDKSSAKKTVVALVQTLLGFGEPAWDVIGDLEAGPTTPFERYHAFSDDVIVVTGPAWRSAMTARRLLPMVGEGRTTTVVANRFRDEPDHPGLAPHIRVPFDPEVAEAERQGLSPLDACPGSPTIAAIESLVAQFTRNQLTHRRNTSQEVHA encoded by the coding sequence ATGGACGACGCCGAGCGTGACGCGCGGCGGGTCAGGCGGGAGGCGTGGGCGGCCGACAACCTGGGCCGGCAGACGGCGGTCATGGACGACCTGGTGGGGCGGGCCGACGACACCCTGGGGTGGCTGGCCGTCGAGCGCCAGGCCGGTTCGTTGTTGCGCCACCTGGCGACCTGGCAGCGCAGCCGGGGGTTCACCGGGATCAACGACATGCTGGAAGCCCACGAGACCCGCCTGCGCGACCACGCCGAGGAGGCCCGGGCCCGCCTCCAGGGGGTTGAGGCCGACGAGCTGGCCGACGCCCGCAGCCGGCTGGGGCTGCGGATCGCCATCATCGGCAAGGGGGGCTCGGGCAAGACCGTGATCTCCTCGACGATGGCCCGCCTGCTGGCCCGCCAGGGCCGGCGGGTGCTGGCCGCCGACATGGACGTAAACCCCGGCCTGGCCTACAGCATCGGCCTCAACGGCCAGGACGTGGCCCTGCCCGACGAGGTGCTCGAGCGCAACCCGGGCGCGGCCTACGGCTGGCAGCTGCGGTCGGGCCTGCTGCCCCGGGAGGTGGTCGAGAAGTACACGGTGGCCGGCCCCGACGGGGTGGCGGTCACGGGCCTGGGCAAGATCGGCGAGACCGACAAGAGCTCGGCCAAGAAGACGGTGGTGGCCCTCGTCCAGACCTTGCTGGGCTTCGGGGAGCCGGCCTGGGACGTGATCGGCGACCTGGAGGCCGGCCCCACCACGCCCTTCGAGCGCTACCACGCCTTCTCCGACGACGTGATCGTGGTGACCGGCCCGGCCTGGCGGTCGGCCATGACGGCCCGGCGCCTGCTGCCTATGGTGGGCGAGGGCCGCACGACCACCGTGGTCGCCAACCGCTTCCGCGACGAGCCCGACCACCCGGGCCTGGCCCCCCACATCCGGGTCCCCTTCGACCCCGAGGTGGCCGAGGCCGAGCGCCAGGGCCTGTCACCGCTCGACGCCTGCCCCGGTTCACCCACCATCGCGGCCATCGAATCGCTGGTCGCCCAGTTCACCCGAAACCAGCTCACCCACCGCCGGAACACATCCCAGGAGGTTCACGCATGA
- a CDS encoding response regulator transcription factor — MKPRVFLVDDHRLVLTGVRAELGDAVEVVGEASDVDTAVAGIRQAQPDVVLLDVHLPGGGGQAVIEAVSRASPGVRFLALSVSDAAEDVINVIRAGARGYVTKTISGPELVDAVERVAGGDAVFSPRLAGFVLDAFAGELGGPSDPELDQLTTREREVLRHLARGYSYKEIARQLSISVKTVETHASAVLRKLQLSSRHQLTRWASDRRLV; from the coding sequence GTGAAGCCCCGGGTGTTCCTCGTCGACGACCACCGCCTGGTCCTGACCGGGGTGAGGGCCGAACTGGGCGACGCCGTCGAGGTGGTGGGCGAGGCGTCCGATGTCGACACGGCCGTGGCCGGCATCCGCCAGGCCCAGCCCGACGTCGTGCTGCTCGACGTGCACCTGCCGGGCGGGGGGGGCCAGGCCGTGATCGAGGCCGTCAGCCGGGCCAGCCCGGGGGTGCGCTTCTTGGCCCTGAGCGTGTCCGACGCGGCCGAGGACGTGATCAACGTGATCCGAGCTGGTGCCCGGGGTTACGTGACCAAGACCATCTCGGGGCCCGAACTGGTCGACGCCGTGGAACGGGTGGCCGGGGGTGACGCCGTGTTCTCCCCCCGGCTGGCCGGCTTCGTGCTCGACGCCTTCGCAGGCGAGCTCGGGGGCCCGTCCGACCCCGAGCTCGACCAGCTCACGACCCGGGAACGGGAGGTGTTACGCCACCTGGCCCGGGGTTACTCCTACAAAGAGATCGCCCGCCAGCTCTCGATCTCGGTCAAGACGGTCGAGACCCACGCCTCGGCGGTGCTGCGCAAGCTCCAGCTCTCGAGCCGTCACCAGCTCACTCGCTGGGCCAGCGACCGCCGGCTGGTCTGA
- a CDS encoding ATP-binding protein: protein MAPPRPPLSQATDTRILAGVALGLAQVVVGALLVAAGAGLYLTAEDGVGPRRALVAAAAVCAGLALVAGPWWWRLSHDLASERRERIRIQERDEMAAHIHDSVLQTLALIQRNCGEPRTVATLARHQERELRTWLYGHPSPVDEGESLAAALQRVSDEVEDRHGVNVETVLVGDCPLDERFTALVQSSREALSNAARHSGAAVVSTYLEVEPHQATVFVRDRGCGFDPAAVPGDRRGIAESILGRMDRYGGKAAVRSQPGEGTEVELVMPR from the coding sequence GTGGCACCTCCCCGTCCACCGCTCTCGCAGGCCACCGACACCCGCATCCTGGCTGGGGTGGCCCTGGGCCTGGCCCAGGTCGTGGTCGGTGCCCTGCTGGTGGCGGCCGGCGCCGGCCTCTACCTGACGGCCGAGGACGGGGTCGGGCCCCGGCGGGCGCTGGTAGCCGCGGCCGCCGTGTGCGCCGGCTTGGCCCTGGTGGCCGGGCCCTGGTGGTGGAGGCTGAGCCACGACCTGGCCTCGGAGCGGCGAGAGCGCATCCGCATCCAAGAGCGCGACGAGATGGCAGCCCACATCCACGACTCGGTGCTGCAGACCCTGGCCCTGATCCAGCGCAACTGCGGCGAGCCACGCACCGTGGCCACCCTGGCCCGCCACCAGGAGCGGGAGCTGAGGACCTGGCTCTACGGCCATCCCTCGCCGGTCGACGAGGGCGAGAGCCTGGCCGCCGCCCTCCAGCGGGTGAGCGACGAGGTGGAGGACCGGCACGGGGTGAACGTTGAGACCGTCCTGGTGGGCGACTGCCCGCTCGACGAGCGTTTCACGGCCCTGGTCCAGTCCAGCCGGGAGGCGCTGTCCAACGCCGCCCGCCATTCGGGGGCGGCCGTGGTGTCCACTTACCTGGAAGTCGAGCCCCACCAGGCCACCGTGTTCGTGCGGGACCGCGGGTGCGGCTTCGACCCCGCGGCTGTGCCCGGTGACCGCCGCGGCATCGCCGAGTCCATATTGGGGCGCATGGACCGCTACGGTGGCAAGGCGGCGGTCCGCAGCCAGCCCGGGGAGGGGACCGAGGTGGAGCTCGTGATGCCACGGTGA
- a CDS encoding VOC family protein has protein sequence MAFHPYLMFGGNCREALGRYQEIFGGELSVMSMADMPGDQPPPPEQADLVMHGALTFEGHLLMASDDPTGGFDGVRGMAVSYSATSPGEARRVFDALADGGSVTMPLGETFWSPAFGMCVDRFGTPWMVGVDGPATDG, from the coding sequence ATGGCCTTTCATCCTTACCTGATGTTCGGGGGGAACTGCCGGGAGGCGCTTGGGCGCTACCAGGAGATCTTCGGCGGTGAGCTGTCGGTGATGAGCATGGCGGACATGCCGGGCGACCAGCCCCCGCCGCCCGAGCAGGCCGACTTGGTCATGCACGGTGCCCTCACCTTCGAGGGCCACCTGCTCATGGCCTCCGACGACCCCACCGGTGGCTTCGACGGGGTTCGCGGGATGGCCGTCAGCTACAGCGCGACCAGCCCCGGCGAGGCCCGCCGGGTGTTCGACGCCCTGGCCGACGGGGGCTCGGTGACCATGCCCTTGGGCGAGACCTTCTGGTCACCCGCCTTCGGCATGTGCGTCGACCGCTTCGGCACCCCCTGGATGGTCGGCGTCGACGGCCCCGCCACCGATGGCTGA
- a CDS encoding pyridoxamine 5'-phosphate oxidase family protein, whose amino-acid sequence MRLVDQGGLEMLDYDECLRLLAAGRLGRIGIVDHGQPVILTVNYALDGEAPVFRTGPGLKLRMGAGSPACFQLDSWDLDTNSGWSVLVTGRLEEVTGYDEGTLVSRVRELKVTPWAPGDRSHWMRLVPSRVSGRRVGPG is encoded by the coding sequence GTGAGGCTCGTCGACCAGGGTGGGCTGGAGATGCTCGACTATGACGAGTGCCTGCGGCTGCTGGCCGCGGGGCGGCTTGGGCGGATCGGCATCGTCGATCACGGTCAGCCGGTGATCCTGACGGTCAACTACGCCCTCGACGGCGAGGCTCCGGTCTTCCGGACGGGGCCCGGCCTCAAGCTGCGCATGGGCGCGGGCTCCCCCGCCTGCTTCCAGCTGGACTCCTGGGACCTCGACACCAACTCCGGCTGGAGCGTGCTGGTCACCGGACGGCTCGAAGAGGTCACCGGCTACGACGAGGGCACGCTGGTCTCCCGGGTCCGCGAGCTCAAAGTGACGCCGTGGGCGCCCGGTGACCGCTCCCACTGGATGCGGCTGGTCCCGAGCCGCGTCTCCGGCCGCCGGGTGGGGCCTGGCTAA
- a CDS encoding M23 family metallopeptidase, translating into MQARRLLFVGPVVAGVIAAAVLQMQLASANQYLVEEGDTLSELAVRLGVPLEQLAAANGIVDPNFIMAGQLLVVPVDGRSATEYLVVPGDTLWAIAEKVGVPAADIAKANGLVDPDWVPAGRLLSVPGVGSTVTAGGALAGAGAGPAGTYTVRPGDDLSAIAYRLGVSVAALAEANGIVDPDFIVVGQVLTASATWVCPVPSGTFVNDYGYVRDDGSAHKGVDLFAETGAPILAPVGGLAERYPNRLGGLAVQLYGNDGNRYYFAHLDDYGAVGRVVAGEVIGYVGDSGDAKGTSPHLHFEIHPGGGAATINPFPSLVAACR; encoded by the coding sequence GTGCAGGCCAGAAGGCTCCTGTTCGTAGGCCCGGTGGTAGCCGGGGTGATCGCCGCGGCCGTGCTGCAGATGCAGCTCGCCTCGGCCAACCAGTACCTCGTCGAAGAGGGCGACACCCTCTCGGAGCTGGCGGTGAGGCTCGGGGTACCCCTGGAGCAACTGGCCGCGGCCAACGGGATCGTCGACCCCAACTTCATCATGGCCGGCCAACTGCTGGTGGTCCCCGTGGACGGGCGGTCGGCCACCGAGTACCTGGTCGTGCCGGGCGACACCTTGTGGGCCATCGCCGAGAAGGTGGGCGTCCCGGCGGCCGACATCGCCAAGGCCAACGGCCTGGTCGACCCCGACTGGGTCCCGGCCGGGCGCCTCCTGTCGGTTCCGGGCGTGGGTTCGACGGTCACCGCCGGGGGGGCGCTGGCCGGGGCCGGGGCCGGGCCGGCGGGCACCTACACGGTCAGGCCGGGCGACGACCTGTCGGCCATCGCCTACCGCCTCGGCGTCTCGGTGGCCGCCCTGGCCGAGGCCAACGGGATCGTCGACCCCGACTTCATCGTGGTCGGCCAGGTGCTGACGGCGTCGGCCACCTGGGTGTGCCCGGTGCCCAGCGGGACCTTCGTCAACGACTACGGCTACGTGCGCGACGACGGTTCGGCCCACAAGGGCGTCGACCTGTTCGCCGAGACGGGCGCTCCCATCCTGGCCCCCGTGGGCGGCCTGGCCGAGCGCTACCCCAACCGGCTCGGGGGCCTGGCCGTGCAGCTCTACGGCAACGACGGGAACCGCTACTACTTCGCCCACCTCGACGACTACGGCGCGGTGGGCCGGGTGGTGGCCGGCGAGGTGATCGGCTACGTCGGCGACAGCGGGGACGCCAAGGGGACCTCGCCCCACCTGCACTTCGAGATCCACCCCGGGGGCGGGGCGGCCACCATCAACCCGTTCCCCTCGCTGGTGGCCGCCTGCCGCTGA